One Rosa chinensis cultivar Old Blush chromosome 3, RchiOBHm-V2, whole genome shotgun sequence DNA window includes the following coding sequences:
- the LOC112192037 gene encoding UDP-glycosyltransferase 86A1, whose amino-acid sequence MEANHPKPHAIMVPLSLQGHVNPFTQLAMNLASNGFTITFVNTQYIHHQITRSKPKNSTTQEQDQDQDDIFAAARESGLDIRYRTVNDGFPLSFNRFQNLEQFLEGYIHVFPAHVDELVGDLVQSDPSINCLIADTFYTWPVMIANKYNLINISFWTEPALVLNIYYHLDLLIKHGHFGCHDNCEDTIDYIPGVQAIEPKDLMSHLYITDTSAPMMRIVKKAFREVKRADFILCNTVQELEAESLSALQDKQPTYAIGPLFPSEPTKNVVATNLMSEIDCTHWLKTKPQGSVLYVSFGSYCQVTKNEFEEIAQGLLLSKVNFIWVLRPDTISYDEERYIVPFGLEDQSDRGLMVPWCSQVEVLSNPAIGGFLTHCGWNSILESMWFGVPMLCFPIETDQITNRKLVVDDWRIGLNLCDRKPITRLEVAQKVNRLMGGNLGDRLLQKETKKAKQTLGEALAADGSSQQSFHRFISDVKAKIQTRI is encoded by the exons ATGGAGGCCAATCACCCAAAGCCTCATGCAATCATGGTACCTCTTTCTCTCCAAGGCCATGTCAACCCCTTCACCCAGTTGGCCATGAACCTTGCATCAAATGGCTTCACCATCACTTTTGTCAACACTCAATACATTCATCACCAGATAACCAGATCCAAACCGAAGAACAGCACTACACAAGAGCAAGATCAAGATCAAGATGACATCTTTGCTGCGGCGCGTGAGTCCGGCCTTGACATACGCTATAGAACAGTGAATGATGGTTTCCCACTGTCCTTCAATCGGTTTCAGAACCTTGAACAATTTCTTGAGGGCTATATCCATGTCTTCCCTGCCCATGTTGATGAACTTGTTGGGGATTTAGTACAGTCTGACCCCTCAATCAATTGTTTGATTGCTGACACCTTCTACACATGGCCGGTGATGATAGCCAACAAGTACAACCTTATCAATATCTCCTTCTGGACTGAACCAGCTCTAGTCTTAAACATTTACTACCACTTGGACCTCCTCATAAAACATGGTCATTTTGGTTGTCATG ATAATTGTGAGGACACCATAGATTACATACCTGGTGTGCAGGCTATTGAACCAAAGGATTTGATGTCACACCTGTACATTACTGATACCTCAGCTCCGATGATGCGAATCGTTAAGAAGGCGTTCCGCGAAGTTAAAAGGGCAGATTTTATACTGTGTAATACAGTTCAAGAACTTGAAGCAGAGTCTCTTTCAGCCTTGCAAGACAAGCAACCTACATATGCAATTGGCCCCCTCTTCCCCAGTGAACCCACCAAGAATGTTGTGGCTACTAATCTGATGTCCGAGATTGACTGTACACACTGGCTCAAAACCAAGCCTCAAGGTTCTGTTTTGTATGTTTCATTTGGTAGCTATTGTCAGGTTACTAAGAATGAGTTTGAGGAAATAGCTCAGGGCCTTTTGCTTAGTAAAGTGAATTTCATTTGGGTACTACGCCCTGACACTATAAGCTACGACGAAGAAAGGTATATTGTTCCCTTTGGATTGGAAGACCAGAGCGATAGAGGGTTAATGGTGCCTTGGTGTTCTCAGGTTGAGGTGCTCTCAAATCCAGCAATAGGAGGGTTCTTAACTCATTGTGGATGGAATTCCATACTGGAAAGTATGTGGTTTGGTGTTCCAATGCTGTGTTTTCCTATTGAAACTGACCAAATCACTAATAGGAAACTAGTGGTTGATGATTGGAGGATTGGTCTCAATCTTTGTGACAGGAAGCCAATCACAAGGTTGGAGGTAGCACAGAAGGTCAACCGTCTGATGGGTGGAAATTTGGGTGATCGACTATTGCAGAAGGAGACCAAGAAGGCAAAGCAGACATTGGGGGAAGCTTTGGCTGCAGATGGGTCATCACAACAGAGTTTCCACCGATTTATTAGTGACGTAAAGGCTAAAATTCAAACACGCATTTGA